The Sphingobacterium bambusae genome includes a window with the following:
- the argB gene encoding acetylglutamate kinase: MGSVLNVIKIGGNVIDDEEQLQSFLEKFAALQGKKILVHGGGKVATRTAAGLGIEAKMVDGRRVTDAPMLDIVTMVYAGLTNKKIVSALQKFGCDALGLSGADGNTIKAVKRPVREIDYGYVGDILVDSVNTLSVKKFLEAGFTPVFSAITHNGLGQLLNTNADTIASSLAVSLSKIYDTRLIYCFEKDGVLRDVNDDKSVIKTIKADDFDELKSAGIIYEGMIPKLENAFHAIGKGVKNVYIGNALNLHLYQQGEFGTCLLAK; the protein is encoded by the coding sequence ATGGGTAGTGTGTTGAATGTTATAAAAATAGGGGGGAATGTAATTGACGATGAAGAGCAATTACAGAGCTTTCTAGAGAAATTTGCAGCCTTGCAAGGTAAGAAAATCCTCGTTCATGGAGGTGGTAAAGTAGCAACGCGCACGGCGGCTGGACTCGGTATCGAGGCCAAAATGGTCGACGGTCGCCGTGTTACAGATGCGCCGATGCTCGACATTGTGACTATGGTGTATGCTGGGCTTACCAATAAGAAAATTGTATCCGCGCTCCAAAAATTTGGTTGTGATGCACTTGGACTTAGTGGAGCCGACGGAAATACCATAAAGGCTGTAAAACGCCCGGTCCGTGAGATAGACTATGGTTATGTGGGCGATATTTTGGTCGATAGCGTCAATACTTTGAGTGTAAAGAAGTTTTTGGAAGCGGGCTTTACGCCGGTTTTTTCGGCTATAACGCACAATGGCTTGGGACAGTTGCTGAACACCAATGCGGATACCATTGCTTCTTCACTTGCTGTTTCCCTATCGAAGATCTATGATACTAGGCTGATATACTGTTTTGAAAAAGATGGTGTGCTGAGGGATGTTAACGATGATAAGTCGGTTATCAAAACAATCAAAGCAGACGATTTTGACGAATTGAAATCGGCCGGGATCATCTACGAAGGAATGATTCCTAAGCTCGAGAATGCTTTTCACGCTATTGGTAAAGGGGTGAAAAATGTATATATTGGCAATGCCTTGAACCTCCACTTGTATCAACAAGGGGAATTCGGTACCTGTTTATTAGCAAAATAA
- the proC gene encoding pyrroline-5-carboxylate reductase: protein MSKITIVGSGNIGFSLAKGLVKSGQYQAADITLTRRNIAALKEEAELGFGTSDQNAEAVAQADIVVLAILPQQLRKVMEEIQPVVRPDQIIVSVVSGVSCADVKAVLGADSVVVRAMPNTAIAIGQSMTCIATDNAADHAVAQVEALFEAVGAVVVIQEDLMTSATALCACGIAFFLRAIRAASQGGVEIGFHAHDALKMAVQTAKGAADLLLQTQNHPEGEIDKVTSPKGCTIAGLNEMEHNGFSSAFIKGIKLSAKKAGGLYND from the coding sequence ATGAGTAAGATAACGATAGTTGGCAGTGGGAACATTGGTTTCTCTCTGGCGAAAGGTTTAGTGAAATCGGGGCAGTACCAGGCTGCTGATATCACCTTGACAAGACGAAATATTGCTGCCTTAAAGGAGGAAGCCGAGTTAGGGTTTGGAACCAGCGACCAAAATGCGGAAGCCGTAGCCCAAGCGGATATCGTTGTCCTTGCCATCCTCCCTCAACAATTGAGAAAGGTGATGGAGGAAATTCAACCTGTTGTCAGACCTGATCAGATTATCGTGTCTGTGGTTTCCGGCGTGAGCTGTGCCGATGTGAAAGCCGTTTTGGGTGCGGATTCGGTTGTGGTGCGCGCGATGCCCAACACGGCTATCGCCATAGGCCAGTCCATGACCTGTATTGCGACAGACAATGCGGCGGATCATGCGGTGGCGCAAGTGGAAGCGCTTTTTGAAGCGGTCGGCGCGGTGGTCGTTATTCAAGAAGATTTGATGACATCGGCTACAGCGCTTTGTGCCTGCGGTATTGCCTTCTTCTTACGGGCAATCAGGGCTGCATCCCAAGGTGGGGTAGAAATTGGTTTTCATGCCCATGATGCGCTCAAGATGGCCGTGCAAACCGCTAAGGGCGCTGCCGATCTCTTGTTGCAAACGCAAAATCACCCGGAGGGGGAGATTGATAAAGTTACTTCGCCAAAGGGTTGTACCATCGCTGGGCTTAACGAGATGGAACATAATGGGTTCAGCTCTGCATTTATAAAAGGCATCAAGCTCTCTGCAAAGAAAGCTGGAGGGCTTTATAATGACTAG
- a CDS encoding DNA-directed RNA polymerase subunit alpha has product MAILAFQRPDKVIMQKSTDFDGTFEFRPLEPGFGVTIGNALRRILLSSLEGYAITSVRFSGVSHEFSTIKGVVEDVTEIILNLKQVRFKKSGEQGDNEKIFVVINGQEQFKAGDITKFSNNFTVLNPDLVICNMDSAVTIEVELSVSKGRGYVNAEENKVTDGPVGLIAVDSIYTPIKNVKYTIENYRVEQKTDYEKLLLDISTDGSIHPEEALKEAAKILIQHFMLFSDENMLLESQTKEETKVVDEEILHMRKILKTELVDLDLSVRALNCLKAADIRTLAELVTYDVADMLKFRNFGKKSLSEIQELVKSKGLSFGMNLSKYKLDEE; this is encoded by the coding sequence ATGGCAATTTTAGCATTTCAAAGACCGGATAAAGTTATCATGCAAAAATCAACGGATTTTGATGGTACTTTCGAATTTCGTCCATTAGAGCCAGGTTTTGGTGTAACTATTGGTAATGCTTTGCGCCGTATTTTATTGTCCTCCTTAGAAGGATATGCAATTACGTCGGTAAGGTTTTCAGGCGTTTCCCACGAATTCTCTACTATTAAAGGTGTTGTTGAAGATGTTACCGAAATCATTTTGAACTTGAAACAAGTACGTTTCAAGAAATCAGGCGAGCAAGGTGACAACGAGAAGATTTTTGTAGTGATCAATGGTCAGGAACAATTTAAAGCCGGTGACATTACGAAGTTCTCCAATAATTTTACGGTGTTGAATCCTGACTTGGTGATCTGCAACATGGATAGTGCTGTTACTATCGAAGTGGAGCTGTCAGTATCTAAGGGGCGTGGTTATGTAAATGCTGAAGAAAATAAAGTTACTGATGGTCCTGTAGGTTTGATCGCTGTAGATTCAATCTATACACCAATTAAGAATGTAAAATATACGATAGAGAACTACCGTGTAGAACAAAAAACTGACTACGAGAAATTGTTGTTGGATATCTCTACAGATGGTTCTATTCACCCTGAGGAGGCTTTGAAAGAAGCTGCCAAGATCTTGATCCAGCACTTCATGTTGTTCTCTGACGAAAATATGTTGTTGGAATCGCAAACAAAAGAAGAAACTAAAGTTGTTGACGAGGAAATCTTGCACATGCGTAAGATCTTGAAAACAGAATTAGTTGATTTAGATCTTTCTGTACGCGCGTTGAACTGCTTGAAAGCAGCTGATATCCGTACACTAGCTGAGCTGGTTACCTATGATGTAGCGGATATGTTGAAGTTCCGTAACTTCGGTAAGAAATCATTGAGCGAGATTCAGGAACTGGTTAAATCGAAAGGTTTATCATTCGGGATGAATCTGTCTAAATACAAATTGGACGAAGAATAA
- the rplQ gene encoding 50S ribosomal protein L17 produces the protein MRHGKKVNHLGRTDSHRKAMLANMATSLIKHKRITTTLAKAKALRTYVEPLITKSKNDTTHSRRTVFAYLKDKEAVTILFREISEKVATRPGGYTRIIKLENRLGDNAEMAFVELVDYNEVYGQTAKAEKKTTRRRGSAKKKAAEQTEEAPVEVVEDVKAEEAAPAEEAPATEEKKED, from the coding sequence ATGAGACACGGAAAAAAAGTAAACCACTTAGGCCGCACTGACAGTCACCGTAAGGCGATGTTAGCTAACATGGCGACTTCATTGATCAAGCACAAACGTATCACCACAACTTTGGCTAAAGCTAAAGCATTGCGTACTTACGTAGAGCCATTGATCACTAAATCAAAAAACGATACAACGCATTCACGTCGTACAGTATTCGCTTACTTGAAAGACAAAGAAGCGGTAACTATCTTGTTCCGCGAAATTTCGGAGAAAGTAGCTACGCGTCCGGGTGGATATACACGTATCATCAAGTTGGAAAACCGTTTGGGTGACAACGCTGAAATGGCGTTTGTTGAATTGGTTGACTATAACGAAGTTTACGGTCAAACAGCTAAAGCGGAAAAGAAAACTACACGCCGTCGCGGATCTGCTAAAAAGAAAGCAGCTGAACAAACAGAAGAAGCTCCTGTAGAAGTAGTGGAAGATGTTAAAGCTGAAGAAGCAGCACCTGCTGAGGAAGCTCCTGCAACGGAAGAGAAGAAAGAAGACTAA
- the infA gene encoding translation initiation factor IF-1: MAKQASIEQDGIIREALSNAMFRVELENGHEIIAHISGKMRMHYIKILPGDKVKLEMSPYDLTKGRITYRYK; this comes from the coding sequence ATGGCTAAGCAAGCCTCAATAGAACAAGACGGTATAATAAGGGAAGCACTTTCTAACGCGATGTTTCGGGTAGAATTGGAGAATGGGCACGAGATTATCGCGCACATTTCTGGTAAAATGCGTATGCACTATATCAAGATTCTTCCAGGAGACAAAGTGAAATTGGAGATGTCTCCCTACGATTTAACAAAGGGACGAATTACATACCGTTACAAATAG
- the secY gene encoding preprotein translocase subunit SecY → MKKLITTLTNIWKIEDLRNRIITTLLLLLIYRIGCHVVLPGVNPDALGAKSNDSNSILDLINMFAGGSFSRSAIFALGVMPYISASIVVQLLGIAVPAFQKMQKEGESGRKKMTQITRYLTLAITLVQAVAYVKTQVPAEAKTLPEPMFTILSAIVLTAGTLFVMWLGEKITDKGIGNGTSLIIMAGIIAQLPGGIIAEWASRMSPSGGGPIPLLLEFVALFFVVIFAILVVQGIRKVPVQYAKKIVGNKQVGGVRQYIPLKVNAAGVMPIIFAQAIMFLPMALSQFFPNLQSDFLLALRDFTSVAYNVTFALLIIAFTFFYTAIMVNPQQMSEDMKKNGGFIPGIKPGFDTNTFIDNVISRITFPGAIFIALIAIMPALAGKFGVNNQFAHFFGGTSLLILVGVVLDTLQQIESHLLMRHYDGLMKTGRVKGRSTATVEGIDQSAI, encoded by the coding sequence ATGAAGAAACTAATCACAACCTTAACCAATATATGGAAAATCGAAGATTTACGTAATCGTATCATTACGACTTTACTACTTCTTCTAATCTACCGTATCGGTTGTCACGTGGTTCTACCAGGTGTCAACCCCGATGCACTAGGCGCTAAGAGCAACGACAGCAACAGCATATTAGATTTGATCAATATGTTTGCCGGTGGCTCTTTCTCGCGTTCGGCAATATTTGCTTTGGGCGTGATGCCTTATATATCTGCATCGATCGTTGTTCAGTTATTGGGGATTGCGGTTCCTGCATTTCAGAAGATGCAGAAAGAGGGCGAATCTGGTCGTAAGAAAATGACCCAGATTACGCGTTACCTAACATTGGCCATCACCTTGGTGCAAGCCGTTGCTTATGTGAAAACACAAGTTCCTGCTGAAGCCAAAACGTTGCCTGAGCCTATGTTTACGATTCTTTCTGCTATCGTATTGACTGCGGGTACTTTGTTTGTGATGTGGCTCGGTGAAAAAATTACCGATAAAGGAATTGGTAACGGTACTTCGTTGATCATTATGGCGGGTATCATTGCGCAATTGCCAGGCGGTATCATCGCTGAATGGGCATCTCGTATGAGCCCAAGTGGTGGTGGTCCTATTCCGTTGCTATTGGAGTTTGTGGCGTTGTTCTTCGTCGTGATCTTTGCTATTCTCGTGGTGCAGGGTATCCGTAAGGTGCCAGTACAGTATGCAAAGAAAATCGTTGGAAACAAGCAAGTGGGCGGTGTTCGTCAGTATATCCCTTTAAAGGTGAATGCTGCCGGCGTTATGCCGATCATTTTTGCGCAGGCAATTATGTTCTTGCCAATGGCTTTATCGCAGTTTTTTCCAAATTTACAGTCTGACTTTTTGCTTGCGTTGAGAGATTTCACGTCGGTGGCCTATAACGTTACTTTTGCTTTGTTGATCATCGCATTTACGTTCTTCTACACGGCGATCATGGTCAATCCGCAACAGATGTCGGAAGATATGAAGAAAAATGGTGGTTTCATCCCCGGTATCAAGCCCGGTTTCGACACCAATACATTTATTGACAATGTTATTTCTAGGATTACTTTCCCGGGTGCTATTTTTATCGCGTTGATCGCTATCATGCCTGCATTGGCTGGTAAGTTTGGCGTGAACAATCAGTTTGCCCATTTCTTCGGAGGTACTTCATTGTTGATTTTAGTAGGGGTGGTGTTGGATACCTTGCAGCAGATCGAAAGTCATCTATTGATGCGTCATTACGACGGATTGATGAAGACGGGTCGCGTTAAGGGTCGTTCAACGGCTACAGTGGAAGGGATCGATCAATCAGCAATTTAA
- a CDS encoding M20 family metallo-hydrolase, translating to MTSLSTAVLAAECTTLLKQLIAIPSFSRQENDTADLLCRFLEEHSVSYDRLGNNLWAYNRYFDEQKPTILLNSHHDTVKPNPGYSRDPFTPSVEDGKLFGLGSNDAGGCLVSLIAAFLYYYERDDLQYNLCFLASAEEEISGKDGVEAAYAHLKPIAFAIVGEPTLLDLAVAEKGLMVLDCEATGVAGHAAREEGENAIYKAMQAIEWFRTFTFPKTSEHLGPVKMSVTMINAGSQHNVVPASCTFVVDVRTTDVYTNQDVLDIIRQHVDLDIRPRSTRLNPSTISLDHPIVQSGLQLGSATYGSPTMSDQALLPVPSLKVGPGDSARSHAADEFIFTDEIDRGVQFYIDLLGNIL from the coding sequence ATGACTAGTCTCTCTACAGCCGTTCTAGCAGCAGAATGTACGACGCTGCTCAAGCAACTTATTGCTATACCTTCCTTTAGTAGGCAAGAAAACGACACAGCAGATCTGCTGTGTCGTTTTCTTGAGGAACATTCCGTTAGCTACGACCGCTTGGGCAACAACCTTTGGGCCTACAACCGTTATTTTGATGAGCAGAAGCCCACTATTTTGCTGAACTCGCATCACGATACCGTAAAACCTAATCCCGGTTATAGCAGAGACCCGTTTACGCCAAGCGTGGAGGATGGAAAATTATTTGGGCTGGGCAGCAATGATGCTGGCGGTTGTTTGGTGTCGCTCATCGCCGCGTTTTTGTATTATTATGAAAGGGACGATCTCCAATACAACCTATGCTTTTTGGCCTCCGCGGAGGAAGAGATATCTGGTAAGGATGGGGTAGAGGCGGCCTATGCACATTTGAAGCCTATTGCCTTCGCTATTGTGGGTGAACCGACGCTGTTGGATTTGGCGGTAGCCGAAAAGGGATTGATGGTGTTGGATTGTGAAGCAACGGGAGTTGCTGGGCACGCTGCACGCGAAGAAGGCGAAAATGCTATTTACAAGGCTATGCAGGCGATAGAATGGTTCCGAACATTTACATTTCCTAAAACCTCGGAACATCTAGGGCCGGTAAAGATGTCGGTCACAATGATTAATGCAGGCTCGCAGCACAATGTGGTGCCCGCTTCCTGTACCTTCGTGGTGGATGTGCGTACCACAGATGTGTATACAAACCAGGACGTGTTGGATATCATTCGGCAGCATGTCGATCTCGATATACGTCCGAGGTCTACCCGATTGAACCCATCAACCATATCCCTTGACCATCCGATTGTTCAGTCTGGCCTGCAGCTGGGATCGGCAACTTATGGTAGCCCAACAATGAGCGACCAAGCGTTGCTCCCTGTTCCTTCGCTGAAAGTAGGCCCTGGAGATTCTGCTCGGTCACATGCAGCTGACGAATTCATATTTACAGATGAAATAGATCGCGGTGTGCAATTTTATATAGATTTACTCGGAAATATCCTTTAA
- the rpsK gene encoding 30S ribosomal protein S11 produces MAKSKKVTKKRIVVIEPVGQAHINATFNNIIITLTNNQGQTISWSSAGKMGFRGSKKNTPYAAGQAANDCGKVAHDLGLRKVEVFVKGPGAGRESAIRTLQTVGIDVTTIKDITPLPHNGCRPPKRRRV; encoded by the coding sequence ATGGCTAAGAGTAAAAAGGTTACTAAAAAGCGTATCGTCGTTATCGAGCCTGTTGGTCAAGCTCATATCAACGCTACCTTTAACAACATCATCATTACGTTAACAAACAATCAGGGACAAACTATTTCATGGTCTTCAGCTGGTAAAATGGGCTTCAGAGGTTCTAAAAAGAACACGCCTTACGCAGCAGGTCAAGCAGCAAACGACTGTGGTAAAGTAGCTCATGATTTGGGTTTGCGCAAAGTAGAGGTTTTCGTAAAAGGTCCGGGTGCTGGACGTGAGTCGGCTATCCGTACATTACAAACTGTTGGGATCGATGTGACTACCATTAAGGATATCACTCCACTTCCGCACAACGGTTGTCGTCCTCCAAAACGCAGAAGAGTTTAA
- the ykgO gene encoding type B 50S ribosomal protein L36: MKVRASIKKRSADCKIIRRKGKVFVINKKNPKFKQRQG, translated from the coding sequence ATGAAAGTAAGAGCATCTATAAAAAAACGCAGCGCGGACTGTAAAATTATCCGTCGCAAAGGAAAAGTTTTTGTAATCAACAAAAAGAACCCTAAGTTCAAGCAACGTCAGGGCTAG
- the rpsD gene encoding 30S ribosomal protein S4 gives MARYTGPKSKIARKFREPIFGPDKALEKKNYPPGQHGPSKRRGKQSEYAIQLLEKQKAKYTYGVLERQFRTLFGKASAKQGITGENFLRLLEARLDNVVYRLGIAPTRSAARQLVSHKHITVNGEVVNIPSYSLRPGDVIAVRERSKSLEAISTSVEGRKINKFSWLEWNANDLQGTFVSFPERSDIPENIKENLIVELYSK, from the coding sequence ATGGCAAGATATACAGGACCTAAGTCCAAAATAGCTCGTAAATTCAGAGAACCAATTTTTGGACCTGATAAGGCATTAGAAAAAAAGAATTACCCTCCAGGACAACACGGTCCTTCAAAAAGAAGAGGTAAGCAATCTGAATACGCAATTCAGTTGTTAGAAAAACAAAAAGCGAAATATACTTACGGTGTATTAGAGCGTCAATTCCGCACATTGTTCGGAAAAGCATCTGCAAAACAAGGTATTACCGGTGAGAACTTCCTAAGATTATTGGAAGCTCGTTTGGATAACGTTGTTTACCGTTTAGGTATCGCGCCAACACGTTCAGCAGCACGTCAGTTGGTATCCCACAAGCATATTACCGTTAACGGCGAAGTTGTTAACATTCCATCATATAGCCTACGTCCAGGTGACGTAATCGCTGTTCGCGAACGTTCTAAATCTTTGGAAGCTATTTCTACTTCCGTAGAGGGCAGAAAAATCAACAAATTCAGTTGGTTAGAGTGGAACGCTAACGATTTGCAAGGTACATTTGTATCTTTCCCTGAAAGATCAGATATTCCTGAAAATATCAAAGAGAATTTAATCGTAGAGTTGTACTCTAAATAA
- the map gene encoding type I methionyl aminopeptidase produces the protein MSKVYYKTEDQIEQIRESANVLSLLLAEIAKEIKPGITTLSLDKLAYDYIHDHGGTPAFLNYHGFPYSLCISVNDQIVHGFPSDYVIKDGDLVSVDGGVNLNGFISDSAYTFGVGEVSAEAQQLLDVTKASLFAGVEQAVVGKRVGDISAAVQEHVAPYNYGIVRELVGHGVGLHLHEKPEVPNYGKRGAGPKLEAGLVICIEPMINQGKAGVKFWDDGWTVSTIDGKLSAHFEQMVAIRKGQPDVLLTFEHVEKVLDKK, from the coding sequence ATGTCTAAAGTTTATTATAAAACAGAAGATCAAATCGAGCAAATACGAGAGTCGGCTAACGTACTCTCGTTATTGCTTGCTGAGATAGCAAAGGAAATCAAACCGGGTATTACCACCTTGTCCTTGGATAAGCTAGCCTATGATTATATCCATGATCATGGCGGTACCCCCGCTTTTCTAAATTACCATGGCTTTCCGTATTCGCTCTGTATTTCCGTGAACGATCAAATCGTGCATGGATTTCCCAGTGATTATGTGATCAAAGATGGCGATTTAGTTTCCGTGGACGGAGGCGTGAATCTGAACGGTTTTATAAGCGATTCGGCCTATACCTTTGGGGTAGGCGAAGTATCTGCTGAAGCGCAGCAACTACTTGATGTAACCAAAGCATCCCTTTTTGCGGGTGTTGAGCAAGCAGTAGTGGGCAAGCGTGTTGGCGATATCTCTGCGGCAGTTCAAGAACATGTTGCTCCATACAATTATGGTATCGTGCGGGAATTGGTGGGACATGGTGTAGGCTTACATTTGCATGAAAAGCCCGAAGTACCAAACTATGGCAAACGTGGTGCTGGTCCGAAATTGGAAGCAGGTTTGGTGATATGTATCGAGCCGATGATCAACCAAGGAAAAGCGGGTGTCAAGTTTTGGGACGACGGATGGACGGTGAGTACGATCGATGGTAAACTTTCTGCACACTTTGAGCAGATGGTAGCCATTCGAAAAGGACAACCCGACGTGCTCCTTACCTTCGAACACGTAGAGAAAGTTTTGGATAAAAAGTAA
- the rpsM gene encoding 30S ribosomal protein S13, producing the protein MARISGIDLPKNKRGVIGLTYIFGVGRSTAAYILEKAGISEDVKVSEWNDDQLAAIRTIINDEIKVEGALRSEVQLNIKRLMDIGCYRGLRHRKHLPVRGQRTKNNSRTRKGKRKTVANKKKATK; encoded by the coding sequence ATGGCAAGGATATCAGGTATAGATTTACCTAAAAACAAAAGAGGCGTAATAGGCCTTACCTACATCTTCGGTGTTGGTCGTTCTACTGCTGCTTACATCTTGGAAAAAGCAGGTATCAGTGAGGACGTTAAAGTTTCCGAGTGGAACGATGATCAATTAGCAGCTATCCGTACTATCATCAACGATGAAATCAAGGTAGAAGGTGCATTGCGTTCAGAAGTTCAATTGAACATTAAACGCTTAATGGATATTGGTTGTTACCGTGGTCTACGTCACCGTAAACATTTACCAGTCCGTGGTCAACGTACAAAAAACAACTCACGTACACGTAAAGGTAAACGTAAAACAGTTGCAAACAAGAAAAAAGCTACTAAATAA
- a CDS encoding Rossmann-fold NAD(P)-binding domain-containing protein, whose amino-acid sequence MNKFFSVADVDDLSKVVQDALALKASPYDNKALGENRTLGLVFLNPSLRTRMSTQKAAMNLGMNVMVMNMDKDGWALETQDGIVMNGNTVEHIREAAAVMGEYCDILGLRSFPSLKDKEADYTEDLFNKFVKFCGVPVVSLESATRHPLQSLTDLITITEHKKVEKPKVVLAWAPHVKALPQAVPNSFAEWMCKAQEQGLVDFTIAHPMGYDLCEDFTRGATISDDLEESLKGADFVYVKNWSSYQEYGEVYPVAQNWMMDNDKLKLTNDAKIMHCLPVRRDLELSSEILDGPNSLVIKEASNRVWAAQVVLKRMLENLK is encoded by the coding sequence ATGAATAAATTTTTCTCGGTAGCAGACGTTGATGATCTGTCCAAAGTAGTTCAGGATGCATTGGCTTTGAAAGCAAGCCCCTACGACAATAAGGCGTTGGGCGAGAACAGAACCTTAGGCTTGGTATTTTTGAATCCTAGCCTGCGCACGCGCATGAGCACCCAGAAGGCTGCCATGAACTTGGGCATGAACGTCATGGTGATGAATATGGATAAGGACGGTTGGGCGTTGGAAACGCAGGACGGCATTGTTATGAACGGCAACACGGTAGAACATATACGTGAAGCCGCCGCCGTGATGGGGGAATATTGCGATATTCTAGGCTTGCGATCGTTTCCCAGCCTAAAAGATAAAGAAGCCGACTATACGGAAGATCTTTTCAATAAATTCGTGAAGTTCTGTGGCGTGCCGGTGGTATCACTAGAGAGTGCCACTAGACACCCGCTACAGAGTTTGACGGATTTGATTACCATCACAGAACATAAAAAGGTGGAAAAGCCGAAAGTGGTGCTTGCTTGGGCTCCCCACGTGAAAGCATTGCCACAGGCGGTGCCCAACTCCTTTGCGGAGTGGATGTGCAAAGCGCAAGAGCAGGGATTGGTTGATTTTACCATCGCGCACCCCATGGGATATGATCTTTGCGAAGATTTTACCAGAGGAGCCACCATATCGGACGATTTGGAGGAGAGCCTGAAAGGTGCTGATTTTGTTTACGTAAAAAATTGGTCCTCCTACCAAGAGTATGGCGAAGTATATCCCGTCGCACAGAATTGGATGATGGACAATGATAAACTGAAGCTGACGAATGATGCGAAGATTATGCACTGCCTTCCGGTTCGTCGTGATCTGGAATTGTCGTCCGAGATATTAGATGGTCCCAATTCATTGGTGATCAAAGAAGCAAGTAATCGCGTATGGGCAGCACAGGTGGTGCTAAAGCGAATGTTGGAAAATTTGAAATAA
- a CDS encoding aspartate aminotransferase family protein codes for MDLFNVYPINPINIVKAKGSTIWDAEGNEYLDLYGGHAVISIGHTHPHYVETLTTQLNRIGFYSNSIEIPIQKQLARQLGELSGKEDYTLFLCNSGAEANENALKLASFHNKKKKIIAFSKSFHGRTSLAVAATDNPAIVAPVNETDNVVFLPFNDEEALSNAFSTYGDEISSVIIEGIQGVGGIREASIPFLKLIRSLCDQHDAVFIADSVQCGYGRTGDFFSHDYAGISADIYTMAKGMGNGFPIGAVAIAPKFQASFGLLGTTFGGNHLACAAAVAVLDVIKSEQLLNNARTVGDYLIDELKKFDKVKEVRGRGLMIGIELPEELSQVKKDLLLKNRIFTGEAKPNVIRILPALNIDKSIADRFLTAFDERLKA; via the coding sequence ATGGACTTATTTAATGTTTATCCTATTAATCCCATTAATATTGTAAAAGCTAAAGGCTCTACAATTTGGGATGCCGAAGGTAATGAATACCTCGATCTGTATGGTGGACATGCGGTGATATCGATTGGTCACACGCACCCACACTATGTTGAAACATTGACTACCCAATTGAATCGTATCGGATTCTACTCCAATTCAATTGAAATCCCTATCCAAAAGCAATTGGCCCGACAGTTGGGCGAGCTTTCGGGTAAGGAAGATTATACCTTATTTCTTTGTAATTCTGGTGCTGAGGCCAATGAGAACGCATTGAAATTAGCCTCCTTCCATAATAAGAAAAAGAAGATTATCGCCTTTTCGAAATCGTTTCATGGACGTACTTCCCTAGCGGTGGCTGCTACAGACAACCCTGCTATTGTGGCTCCCGTAAATGAAACAGACAATGTGGTATTCCTGCCTTTTAATGATGAAGAGGCCCTGTCAAATGCTTTTAGCACTTACGGCGACGAGATCTCATCGGTCATTATTGAAGGTATTCAGGGTGTAGGCGGCATACGCGAGGCCTCCATACCTTTTCTGAAGTTGATCCGTAGCTTATGCGATCAGCACGACGCTGTTTTTATTGCCGATTCTGTTCAATGTGGTTATGGCCGTACGGGCGATTTCTTTTCGCATGACTACGCAGGCATTTCCGCCGATATTTACACGATGGCGAAAGGAATGGGCAATGGTTTCCCGATAGGGGCGGTGGCCATAGCGCCTAAGTTTCAGGCTTCTTTTGGTTTGCTGGGCACAACCTTCGGTGGAAACCATTTGGCATGCGCTGCGGCAGTAGCGGTGTTGGACGTGATTAAATCTGAGCAGTTGCTGAATAATGCGCGTACTGTTGGTGATTATTTGATCGATGAGCTGAAGAAATTCGATAAAGTGAAGGAGGTTCGCGGTAGGGGATTAATGATCGGTATCGAACTGCCCGAAGAGCTTAGCCAAGTAAAGAAAGATCTGCTTTTAAAGAACCGTATATTTACCGGCGAGGCAAAACCCAATGTGATCCGGATATTGCCTGCATTAAATATTGATAAGAGTATTGCTGATCGGTTTTTAACGGCTTTCGACGAACGATTGAAAGCGTAA